The Clostridioides sp. ES-S-0010-02 genome window below encodes:
- the murJ gene encoding murein biosynthesis integral membrane protein MurJ, translating into MSKVAKATFYLMIVTVISKILGMGRELVLSSIYGTGLYTESYLTAMNIPNIIFAAIGTAIVTTFIPMYQDISSKQGEKQAVKFLNNVLNIIVGICIIVAILGVIFSKQLVSIFAIGFEGERFELTVKFTKVLITGIIFIGITSVMSAFLQIKENFIIVGFGSIPYNIVIIISIMISTVFGPYVLPVGAVVAMIVQLLFYMFFVKKTDYKYSFYLDFKDDSLIKLLALLSPVFIGVAVNQVNSLVDTTLASTLVKGSIPALTYADRLNGFVTGTFTASIVSVMYPMLSKLSAENNQKKFTSSVKSSVNMIIISMIPISVGSIVFANPVVRIIFERGAFDARATQMTATALVFYAVGMTAFGLRDILGKVFYSLQDTKTPMVNGIISVCVNIVLDLILIKPMAHGGLALATSSSSIACILLLFINLRRKVGYFGQDKIIKATLKSLVASVIMGILSYFTYKFIFGLLGVGTLNELVSLTISVIVGGGIYTLLMTIFKVEEVDMILNIAKRKLHLKN; encoded by the coding sequence ATGAGCAAAGTGGCTAAAGCAACTTTTTATTTGATGATAGTTACTGTAATATCTAAGATTCTTGGCATGGGTAGAGAATTGGTTTTATCATCAATTTATGGAACAGGTTTGTATACAGAAAGTTATTTGACAGCTATGAATATACCAAATATTATATTTGCAGCAATAGGAACTGCTATAGTTACTACTTTTATACCAATGTATCAAGACATAAGTAGTAAACAAGGTGAAAAACAAGCAGTAAAATTTTTAAACAATGTCTTAAATATAATAGTTGGTATATGCATAATTGTAGCTATACTGGGTGTGATTTTTTCAAAACAACTTGTGAGTATATTTGCTATAGGATTTGAAGGCGAAAGATTTGAGCTTACTGTAAAATTTACTAAAGTACTTATAACGGGAATAATATTTATAGGTATTACTAGTGTTATGTCAGCATTTTTACAAATAAAAGAAAATTTTATCATAGTTGGATTTGGTAGTATCCCCTATAATATAGTAATAATTATTTCAATAATGATAAGTACCGTGTTTGGACCATATGTACTTCCAGTTGGTGCTGTAGTTGCTATGATAGTTCAGCTACTTTTTTACATGTTTTTTGTTAAAAAAACAGATTACAAATATTCATTTTACTTAGATTTTAAAGATGATAGTCTTATAAAATTGCTGGCATTACTTTCACCAGTGTTTATAGGTGTTGCTGTTAATCAAGTAAACTCATTAGTTGATACAACTTTAGCATCTACATTAGTTAAAGGTAGTATACCAGCACTTACTTATGCAGATAGGTTAAATGGTTTTGTTACAGGGACATTTACAGCCTCAATAGTGTCTGTTATGTACCCAATGCTGTCAAAATTAAGTGCAGAGAATAATCAAAAAAAATTTACTAGTTCAGTTAAATCTAGTGTCAATATGATAATAATTTCTATGATTCCTATTTCAGTTGGGTCTATTGTTTTTGCAAATCCAGTTGTTAGAATTATATTTGAAAGAGGAGCTTTTGATGCTAGAGCAACTCAAATGACAGCAACTGCTTTAGTTTTCTATGCAGTTGGAATGACTGCATTTGGACTTAGAGATATATTAGGTAAAGTTTTTTATTCATTACAAGATACAAAAACACCTATGGTAAATGGTATTATATCTGTTTGTGTAAATATAGTGCTAGATTTAATTTTAATAAAACCTATGGCTCATGGTGGTCTTGCTCTTGCAACTAGTTCATCATCAATTGCATGTATATTGTTACTTTTCATAAATTTAAGAAGGAAAGTAGGTTATTTTGGACAAGATAAGATAATAAAAGCAACCTTAAAATCATTAGTAGCATCAGTTATTATGGGAATTTTATCATATTTTACGTATAAATTTATATTTGGACTTTTAGGCGTAGGTACACTTAACGAGTTAGTATCGTTAACCATTTCAGTAATAGTTGGAGGTGGAATTTATACATTACTAATGACCATTTTTAAAGTTGAAGAAGTTGATATGATATTAAATATTGCAAAAAGAAAGTTACACTTAAAAAACTAG
- a CDS encoding DNA-3-methyladenine glycosylase, giving the protein MEKDFFRKNGIDLAKSILGKYLIRKYENKTIVTKIVETEAYMGINDKGAHVYGDKRTERTKPLYLDGGHIYVYLIYGMYNCLNLSANIENVPECVLIRGVEPITSLNEISVNRYNKLYDNLSKYQIKNITNGPGKLCKALKIDRSLNSKSIMGEELYISDFYYDNEGKKVFSEDKLDIKTSKRINIDYAEEAKDFLWRFYIE; this is encoded by the coding sequence TTGGAAAAGGATTTTTTTAGGAAAAATGGAATTGATTTAGCTAAATCTATATTAGGTAAATATTTAATAAGAAAATATGAAAATAAAACAATTGTTACCAAGATAGTAGAGACAGAGGCATACATGGGTATAAATGACAAAGGCGCACATGTATATGGTGATAAAAGAACTGAGAGAACTAAGCCTCTCTATTTAGATGGTGGACATATATATGTTTATTTAATTTATGGTATGTACAATTGTCTAAATCTATCAGCAAATATAGAAAATGTACCAGAGTGTGTGTTAATAAGAGGTGTCGAACCAATAACTTCTTTAAATGAGATATCTGTAAATAGATATAATAAACTGTATGATAATTTGAGTAAGTATCAAATAAAAAATATTACTAATGGACCAGGAAAACTTTGTAAGGCTTTAAAAATAGATAGAAGCTTAAATAGTAAGAGTATAATGGGTGAAGAATTATATATAAGTGACTTTTATTATGATAATGAAGGAAAAAAAGTATTTAGTGAAGATAAATTGGATATAAAAACTAGTAAACGTATAAATATAGACTATGCAGAAGAAGCAAAAGATTTTTTATGGCGTTTTTATATAGAATAG
- a CDS encoding PAS domain-containing sensor histidine kinase, producing MESKGTLRKNKGYILANGLFLIIALLNINLYTVSINMYRIILLWIFGYSIVYITSFEKDEFINILKLGCLVLVFVGILGIAELEIQKFQVMILNLSIINISTFIYLTISKIKKLRISHLLIFNSTFVIVDYLLRSIFNNFYLNMIIMAINVVMSLFNLLFVLNKTNSETEHYSLIKNLSYFALFATIIGFITTCQISIVDTDRLIGVVYLLLCNYTYYVYVYSLINRVVYPYYELNSINKKLSKKSEQLSKINLAIEKDMTIQKTLKNYIDERKELLRQALDTIPNVWIITDYDFNISYTNNAFKDEFSKDMKNFYHILNFIKEDEHVAEKLKKFDTDISIIDKQVELNNKIYLLSLSNNEEESNYLISLNNITNEIKMDKEIRAINKDYENIILNIPSPILVRSAEGGIKKNKVISINKKYEKSFKCTPKELVNMTLEKYFETFNIDFFDNREFKRLNLTKEKKAEIVSYNDTANCIINFVMSDSEGEEHVEEVRVGDYWSNNKLFKLLTFRDITKEINILRTVNEQKIIYEKLLDAIPEAIFLEDLSTSRVLYTNRAFRELFGISSDVLGVTTQKYRNILVKKYINNLNIGEREKSIHIVNENNHIKEVKMISRTLYFGQKRSRVRIIKDLSVQRESERLKKALIKQRQYDQMKMEFYANISHELKTPLNNIYSSVQLIENLYKKGKIIDCQDILREHIKITKQNMFRLLRLIDNIINISQVKSEIYKIKAVNFDIIDITERIVTSISSYAKSKGIDLVFDTNEETMRVGLDPESIERIILNILSNAIKFTLEGGEILVGIYKEGENVEILIKDTGIGIEKEKLNDIFNRFKQIENSGISNEFGSGIGLCLAKSLIEIQNGEIYIDSKLGEGTKVKIIFPIKEVVEEVYDKSNYNDNIEKFEIEFFDIYK from the coding sequence ATGGAATCTAAAGGAACTTTAAGGAAGAATAAGGGCTATATATTGGCTAATGGGTTATTTTTAATTATTGCACTTTTGAATATAAATTTGTATACAGTTTCCATAAATATGTATAGAATAATTTTACTTTGGATATTTGGATATTCTATAGTTTATATAACTAGTTTTGAAAAAGATGAATTTATAAACATACTAAAATTAGGATGCCTTGTATTAGTTTTTGTGGGGATTTTAGGCATAGCAGAATTAGAGATTCAAAAATTCCAAGTTATGATACTCAATTTAAGTATAATTAATATATCTACATTTATATACTTAACAATTTCTAAAATAAAAAAGCTGAGAATAAGTCATTTGTTGATTTTCAACAGTACTTTTGTAATAGTAGATTATCTTTTAAGAAGTATTTTTAATAACTTTTATTTGAATATGATTATTATGGCAATTAATGTTGTCATGTCTTTGTTCAATTTATTGTTTGTATTAAACAAAACTAATAGTGAAACTGAACATTATAGCTTAATAAAAAATTTATCATACTTTGCTTTATTTGCAACTATTATAGGTTTTATAACAACTTGTCAAATTAGTATAGTAGATACAGATAGATTAATAGGAGTAGTGTATTTATTGTTATGTAATTATACTTACTATGTGTATGTATACAGTCTAATTAATAGAGTGGTATATCCATATTATGAATTAAATTCAATAAATAAGAAATTAAGTAAAAAGTCAGAACAATTAAGTAAGATAAATCTAGCAATAGAAAAGGACATGACTATACAGAAAACATTAAAAAATTACATAGATGAAAGAAAAGAGTTATTAAGACAAGCACTTGATACTATACCAAATGTATGGATAATAACAGATTATGATTTTAATATAAGTTATACAAATAATGCATTTAAAGATGAATTTTCAAAGGATATGAAAAACTTTTATCACATATTAAATTTTATAAAGGAAGATGAGCATGTAGCTGAAAAGCTAAAGAAATTTGATACGGATATAAGTATAATTGATAAACAAGTAGAGTTGAATAATAAAATATATTTGTTAAGTTTAAGTAATAATGAAGAAGAAAGTAATTATTTAATAAGCTTAAATAATATTACAAATGAAATAAAAATGGATAAAGAGATAAGGGCTATAAATAAAGATTATGAAAATATAATATTAAATATACCATCTCCTATACTTGTAAGAAGTGCAGAAGGTGGTATAAAGAAGAATAAAGTAATAAGCATAAATAAAAAATATGAAAAGAGTTTTAAATGTACACCAAAAGAGCTAGTTAATATGACATTAGAAAAATATTTTGAAACCTTTAACATAGATTTTTTTGATAATAGAGAGTTTAAAAGATTAAATCTAACAAAAGAAAAGAAAGCTGAAATAGTAAGTTATAATGATACAGCAAATTGTATAATTAATTTTGTAATGTCTGATTCAGAGGGCGAAGAACATGTTGAAGAAGTAAGAGTTGGAGATTATTGGTCAAATAATAAATTATTTAAGTTACTTACATTTAGAGATATAACTAAAGAAATAAATATACTTAGAACAGTAAATGAACAAAAAATAATATATGAAAAATTATTAGATGCTATACCAGAGGCTATTTTTCTTGAAGATTTAAGTACATCAAGAGTACTCTATACGAATAGAGCTTTTAGAGAATTATTTGGAATATCAAGTGATGTACTAGGCGTAACAACACAAAAATATAGAAATATCTTAGTAAAAAAATACATAAACAATTTAAATATAGGTGAAAGAGAAAAAAGTATTCATATAGTAAATGAAAACAATCATATTAAAGAAGTAAAGATGATATCAAGAACCTTATACTTTGGGCAGAAGAGAAGTAGAGTGAGAATAATTAAAGATTTAAGTGTACAAAGAGAGTCTGAGAGACTTAAAAAAGCATTAATAAAACAAAGACAGTATGACCAGATGAAGATGGAGTTCTATGCTAATATATCTCATGAACTTAAGACCCCTTTAAATAATATCTATAGTTCAGTTCAGCTTATCGAGAATCTTTATAAAAAAGGAAAGATAATTGACTGTCAAGATATATTAAGAGAACACATAAAAATAACTAAACAAAACATGTTTAGATTATTAAGATTAATAGATAATATAATAAATATTTCTCAAGTTAAATCAGAAATATATAAGATTAAAGCGGTTAACTTTGATATTATCGATATAACAGAAAGAATAGTTACATCCATTAGCAGTTATGCAAAATCTAAGGGAATAGACTTAGTTTTTGATACAAATGAAGAAACCATGAGAGTAGGACTTGACCCAGAATCTATAGAGAGGATAATATTGAATATATTATCAAATGCTATAAAGTTTACTTTAGAAGGTGGAGAAATACTTGTAGGAATATATAAAGAGGGTGAAAATGTAGAAATACTTATAAAAGATACTGGAATAGGTATAGAAAAGGAGAAATTAAACGACATATTTAATAGATTTAAACAAATTGAAAATAGTGGTATATCAAACGAATTCGGCAGTGGAATAGGATTGTGTCTTGCAAAATCATTAATTGAAATTCAAAATGGAGAAATTTATATAGATAGTAAATTAGGAGAAGGAACAAAGGTAAAAATAATATTCCCAATTAAAGAAGTAGTTGAAGAAGTCTATGATAAATCAAATTACAACGATAATATTGAAAAATTCGAGATAGAATTTTTTGATATATATAAGTAG
- a CDS encoding MetQ/NlpA family ABC transporter substrate-binding protein produces the protein MKLKKLLSVALVSAIAISAVGCSNKEDKKILVGASSNPHAKILEVAKPLLKEKGYDLEVKIFDDYVLPNTALDEGSLDANFFQHIPFLEETVKEKEYKLTYTSKVHIEPMGFYSEKVKSLDEVKDGAVIAVPNDATNGARALKLLAKHKLIEVKDGELITKKDITKNPKNIQIKEMNAEQLPTVLKDVDGAVINSNYALTANLNPTKDAIVIESSDSPYVNIIACREDNKDSDKIKALSEAMNSKEVKKFIQDEYKGSIVPAF, from the coding sequence ATGAAATTAAAAAAATTATTATCAGTAGCATTAGTGTCAGCAATAGCAATATCAGCAGTAGGATGTTCAAACAAAGAGGATAAAAAAATATTAGTAGGGGCATCATCAAATCCACATGCAAAAATATTGGAAGTTGCAAAACCTTTATTAAAAGAAAAAGGATATGATTTAGAAGTAAAGATATTTGATGATTATGTGCTTCCAAATACAGCTTTAGATGAAGGTTCTTTGGATGCTAACTTCTTTCAACATATTCCATTTTTAGAGGAGACTGTGAAGGAAAAGGAATATAAACTTACTTATACATCTAAAGTTCATATAGAGCCAATGGGATTCTATTCAGAAAAAGTTAAATCATTAGATGAAGTAAAAGATGGAGCAGTTATAGCTGTACCAAATGATGCGACTAATGGAGCTAGAGCACTTAAATTATTAGCAAAGCATAAATTAATAGAAGTAAAGGATGGCGAACTTATAACTAAAAAAGATATAACTAAAAATCCTAAAAATATACAAATAAAAGAAATGAATGCAGAACAATTACCAACAGTATTAAAAGATGTTGATGGAGCAGTAATAAATTCTAACTATGCTTTAACAGCGAATTTAAATCCTACTAAAGATGCAATAGTAATAGAATCAAGCGATTCTCCATATGTAAATATAATTGCTTGTAGAGAAGATAATAAAGATAGCGATAAGATTAAAGCTTTATCAGAGGCTATGAATAGTAAAGAAGTTAAAAAGTTTATACAAGATGAATATAAAGGAAGTATAGTTCCAGCTTTTTAA
- a CDS encoding type I restriction enzyme HsdR N-terminal domain-containing protein produces MSKELVKDRVIKYLIEDLLVPQDMIDTNVELAEFEEGAEGTLDIIVNVKDDEDYYAPVMIVQCLDEDVELEGEVLQKQIEFLEEVDNITMSGRLVLTNGDAMMYADWRGEEYDTEAALPTYDIMVKEFNEMEQQVKDSEEEHHHHDENCGCGCNHHEK; encoded by the coding sequence ATGTCAAAAGAATTAGTAAAAGACAGAGTAATAAAATATTTAATAGAAGATTTATTAGTACCTCAGGACATGATTGATACAAATGTTGAATTAGCAGAATTTGAAGAAGGTGCAGAGGGAACTTTAGATATTATTGTAAATGTTAAAGATGATGAGGATTATTACGCTCCAGTAATGATAGTGCAGTGTTTAGATGAAGATGTAGAATTAGAAGGGGAAGTTTTACAAAAACAAATAGAATTTTTAGAAGAAGTAGATAACATAACTATGTCAGGTAGATTGGTTTTAACTAATGGTGATGCTATGATGTATGCTGATTGGAGAGGCGAAGAATATGATACTGAGGCAGCACTTCCAACTTATGATATAATGGTAAAAGAGTTTAATGAGATGGAACAACAAGTTAAAGATTCAGAAGAAGAACATCATCATCACGATGAAAATTGTGGATGTGGATGCAATCATCATGAAAAGTAA
- a CDS encoding DUF1002 domain-containing protein, whose translation MKFKKQISSIIISTMLVFGSLNLAYADGTNVVTLGANLSESQKQQMLNYFGVKKDQVLVLDVTNAEERQYLQGVATESQLGKVTISCSYVEPTTNGNGINVKTANLTWVTSSMIASTLTTAGLENANVIAAAPYPVSGTGALTGIMKAFEDASGKKLDETKKEIASEELVVTGDLGDDIGQEKATGVMNDIKTEIVKNGTKDTNQIANTINNVVNNYNITITPEQKEQIQGVMKKIADQDYDYNNMKNTLDNVSDNVNEQLKKLGDSVKGSGILDTIGGWFSGIGDWFSGLFSGGDKKDLGILNNTNDESLGSNAVINSTEGVQINPQDNTNSNNTDNSEDSTNSNNTDNSENNSENNDNTQSSENNTTNNSENQSNTNDSVGFFEKIKNWLSGLF comes from the coding sequence ATGAAGTTTAAAAAACAAATTAGCTCTATTATTATATCTACTATGCTTGTGTTTGGAAGTTTAAACCTTGCTTATGCAGATGGAACAAATGTTGTTACACTTGGAGCTAACTTATCAGAATCTCAAAAACAACAAATGCTTAATTATTTTGGAGTTAAAAAAGACCAAGTCTTAGTTTTAGATGTAACAAATGCAGAAGAAAGACAATATTTACAAGGTGTTGCAACAGAGAGCCAACTTGGTAAAGTTACTATTTCTTGCTCTTATGTTGAGCCTACAACAAATGGCAATGGAATTAATGTTAAAACAGCAAATTTAACTTGGGTAACTAGCTCAATGATTGCTTCAACACTTACAACAGCTGGTCTTGAAAATGCAAATGTTATTGCTGCTGCTCCATATCCTGTAAGTGGTACTGGTGCATTGACAGGAATTATGAAAGCATTTGAAGATGCATCAGGAAAAAAACTTGACGAAACAAAAAAGGAAATTGCTTCTGAAGAGTTAGTGGTTACAGGTGATTTAGGAGATGATATAGGTCAAGAAAAAGCAACTGGTGTGATGAATGATATCAAAACAGAAATTGTAAAAAATGGTACAAAGGATACTAATCAAATAGCTAATACGATAAATAATGTTGTAAACAATTACAATATTACTATTACACCAGAACAAAAAGAACAAATTCAAGGTGTAATGAAAAAAATAGCTGACCAAGATTATGATTACAATAATATGAAAAATACATTGGATAATGTATCAGACAATGTAAATGAACAACTAAAAAAATTAGGTGATAGTGTTAAAGGTTCTGGAATACTAGATACTATAGGTGGATGGTTTAGTGGAATAGGAGATTGGTTCTCTGGTTTATTCTCAGGAGGAGATAAAAAAGATTTGGGAATCTTAAATAACACTAATGATGAGTCTCTTGGCTCAAATGCTGTGATAAACTCTACAGAAGGTGTTCAAATAAATCCACAAGATAATACTAACTCTAATAATACAGATAACTCAGAAGATAGTACTAACTCTAATAATACGGATAACTCAGAAAATAATAGCGAGAATAATGATAACACTCAATCAAGTGAAAATAACACAACTAATAATTCTGAAAATCAATCCAATACTAATGACTCAGTTGGTTTCTTTGAAAAAATAAAGAATTGGCTTTCAGGTTTATTTTAA
- a CDS encoding helix-turn-helix transcriptional regulator translates to MNKDIGAKIKQLRTQKQMTLKDMSEKTNLSIGFLSQLERGLTSVATDSLGKIANVLDVDLTYFFMKPKEHKRPVLRSYEKEVFDVENSTFIHYHLSSNLKEKTMLPRLIEILPSKSSEEICCYVHSGEEFVYVLEGTLTVFLGDEQIEMYPGDTIHYNSEKNNHNWVNYTNKMVRILVVSIPNPFENSDTVKEA, encoded by the coding sequence TTGAATAAGGACATAGGAGCAAAAATAAAGCAACTTAGAACTCAAAAACAAATGACACTGAAAGATATGAGTGAGAAAACAAACTTATCAATTGGATTTTTGTCACAGCTTGAAAGAGGATTAACAAGTGTGGCAACAGATTCATTAGGTAAAATAGCAAATGTATTGGATGTAGATTTAACTTACTTTTTTATGAAACCAAAGGAGCATAAGAGACCTGTATTAAGAAGTTATGAAAAAGAAGTTTTTGATGTAGAAAATTCAACATTTATACATTATCATTTATCATCTAATTTAAAAGAAAAAACTATGTTACCAAGATTAATTGAAATTCTTCCAAGTAAAAGTAGTGAAGAAATTTGTTGCTATGTACATAGTGGTGAAGAATTTGTATATGTTTTAGAGGGCACTCTTACAGTGTTTTTGGGTGACGAGCAAATTGAAATGTATCCAGGTGATACAATACACTACAATAGTGAAAAGAACAATCACAATTGGGTTAACTATACTAATAAGATGGTAAGAATTTTAGTGGTAAGTATACCAAATCCATTTGAAAATTCTGATACAGTTAAAGAAGCTTAA
- a CDS encoding ABC transporter permease — protein sequence MNSLIDFLTTLFPNALLQTLYMVIVPTVVATILGFILAIILVVTKPDGLKPNSTINSALGFIVNIFRSFPFMILIVAMIPITRLIVGTSIGETAAIVPITIGAAPFIARIIESSLNEVDKGLIEAAKSFGATKKQIVFKVMIKEAMPSIVSGITLSVISILGYTAMAGAVGAGGLGNIALIYGYQRFDTAVMVYTVIALVILVQIIQGLGNLAYKKLK from the coding sequence ATGAATAGTCTAATTGATTTTTTAACAACACTATTTCCAAATGCATTACTACAAACTTTATATATGGTCATAGTACCAACTGTAGTGGCAACAATATTAGGATTTATACTAGCAATTATATTAGTAGTGACAAAACCAGATGGATTAAAACCAAATAGTACGATTAATAGTGCACTAGGATTTATAGTAAACATATTTAGAAGTTTCCCATTTATGATACTTATAGTTGCAATGATTCCAATAACAAGATTAATTGTTGGAACAAGTATAGGAGAAACTGCTGCAATAGTACCAATAACTATTGGTGCAGCACCATTTATCGCTAGGATTATAGAAAGTTCATTAAACGAAGTTGATAAGGGACTAATAGAGGCTGCCAAATCTTTTGGAGCTACAAAAAAACAAATAGTATTTAAAGTTATGATAAAAGAAGCAATGCCTTCAATAGTATCTGGAATTACATTATCAGTAATTTCTATACTTGGCTATACAGCTATGGCAGGTGCAGTAGGAGCTGGTGGACTAGGTAATATAGCTCTTATTTACGGATACCAAAGATTTGACACAGCAGTAATGGTTTATACAGTAATAGCACTTGTAATACTAGTTCAAATAATACAAGGTTTAGGAAATCTAGCTTATAAGAAACTAAAATAA
- the proC gene encoding pyrroline-5-carboxylate reductase gives MKRIGFIGAGNMASAMIGGIVNSKLVEPNMVTASAYTQGTLDRIHANFGINTTKDSKEVTRNSDIVIVAVKPDIYDDILEEIKDFVDDSKIIVTIAAGKSIKDIEAIIGENKKIVRTMPNTPALVNEAMSSISINKNIKDEDLEAVVEVFSSFGNTEVVPEYLIEAVIGASGSAPAYVFLFIEAIADAAVIAGMPRQQAYKFAAQAVMGSAKMVLETGKHPGELKDMVCSPGGTTIEAVKVLEEEGFRASVIKAICACIEKSQKMSK, from the coding sequence GTGAAAAGAATTGGATTTATAGGTGCAGGGAATATGGCCAGTGCTATGATAGGTGGTATAGTAAATTCAAAATTAGTTGAACCTAATATGGTAACAGCATCAGCATATACTCAAGGAACTCTTGATAGAATACATGCAAATTTTGGTATAAATACTACAAAAGATTCAAAAGAGGTTACTAGAAATTCTGATATAGTAATTGTAGCTGTTAAGCCAGACATATATGATGATATTTTAGAAGAGATAAAAGATTTTGTAGATGATAGTAAGATTATAGTTACAATAGCAGCAGGAAAATCTATAAAAGATATAGAGGCAATTATAGGTGAAAATAAAAAAATAGTTAGAACTATGCCTAATACTCCTGCACTTGTAAATGAGGCTATGTCTTCAATATCTATAAATAAAAATATAAAAGATGAAGATTTAGAAGCAGTGGTAGAAGTATTTAGTTCTTTTGGAAACACTGAAGTCGTACCAGAATATCTTATAGAAGCAGTGATTGGAGCGAGTGGTTCTGCACCAGCCTATGTGTTTTTGTTTATAGAAGCTATTGCAGATGCAGCAGTAATTGCAGGAATGCCAAGACAACAAGCATATAAATTTGCAGCACAAGCAGTTATGGGTTCTGCAAAAATGGTACTTGAAACAGGAAAACATCCTGGTGAACTAAAAGATATGGTATGCTCACCTGGAGGGACTACTATAGAAGCAGTTAAAGTCCTTGAAGAGGAAGGTTTTAGAGCCTCTGTTATAAAAGCTATATGTGCATGTATAGAAAAATCTCAAAAAATGAGCAAGTAA
- a CDS encoding sigma-70 family RNA polymerase sigma factor has product MDTKKENNYENYICVGSSNVSNAMKMYLKEIEEYKMLSAGEEVELAKEIINSSSVAKEKFINSNYRLVVSIAKRYKRDSIDMLDLIQAGNIGLIKAVEKYDYKKGYKFSTYATWWIKQSITRYIDDCENTIRIPIHLHQRINFVKKKKQELLNVLLREPTVDEIADACGLEVEKVLELLKRDKNVVSLDTPLKEDEDSSLVEFIPSDADFKDVVMHEVEQHNLKEKIEELLTGLGEQEQQVLRMRFGIDDDDPKTLEQIGKVFGVTRERIRQIEAKAIRKLRHPSKLKQLKHFY; this is encoded by the coding sequence ATGGATACTAAAAAAGAAAATAATTATGAAAATTATATTTGTGTGGGTTCATCAAATGTATCAAATGCGATGAAAATGTATTTAAAGGAAATTGAGGAATACAAAATGTTGTCAGCAGGAGAAGAGGTAGAGCTGGCAAAGGAAATAATCAACTCATCTTCAGTAGCAAAGGAAAAGTTTATAAATTCAAATTATAGGTTGGTAGTGAGCATAGCAAAAAGATATAAAAGAGATAGTATTGATATGCTAGACTTAATTCAAGCGGGAAATATAGGACTCATAAAAGCAGTAGAGAAGTACGATTATAAAAAAGGATACAAATTTAGCACTTATGCTACATGGTGGATAAAACAAAGCATAACAAGATATATTGATGATTGCGAAAATACTATTAGAATACCTATACATCTTCACCAAAGAATAAATTTTGTAAAGAAAAAGAAACAAGAACTTTTAAATGTATTATTAAGAGAACCAACTGTAGATGAGATTGCAGATGCTTGTGGTCTTGAGGTTGAGAAAGTATTGGAATTATTAAAACGAGATAAAAATGTTGTATCTTTGGATACACCATTAAAAGAAGATGAAGATAGTAGTTTAGTTGAATTTATACCATCAGATGCTGATTTTAAAGATGTTGTAATGCATGAAGTGGAACAACATAATTTAAAAGAAAAAATAGAAGAATTACTTACAGGTCTTGGAGAACAAGAACAGCAGGTTTTGAGAATGAGATTTGGCATTGATGATGATGACCCTAAGACATTAGAGCAAATTGGAAAGGTGTTTGGAGTTACTAGAGAAAGAATAAGACAAATAGAAGCTAAAGCAATAAGAAAATTAAGACATCCAAGTAAATTAAAACAATTAAAGCATTTTTATTAA